gTCAACATGAGCCTGAGATTAGAATCCAGGTCCCTTTGTGATACAAATGTGCGGCTTGGGTACTGGACAGGCAGCGCGCATAAGTGAATTTTAGTCAAGACCTTTTTTTGGACGCGTGGAACACACGTAATGGTGGTCTGAATCTCACACGTGCCGTGTGGGGAACTTGTGATTCGTATAGCAGATGGGCGCTTGCTTGCAAGTAAGCATTCCTCTTCAGGAAtacccaggaaaaaaaaaatgcagtccTACTGTTAATCAGTATGGGTTTCAAGGGAGAGCTCTTGTTTGATTCTAGTTTTGCGCTAAATAAAGCGAGAAGGAAAGCCCTTTTCTACATTCGTGTGAACCACCCAGCACTTGGATTCGGTCCATCTGATTGGAAGCCAATGataagatggctaggatcatccagtATTGGAAATTTGCAGTGGCCCATGCAACGTGCAGTGAGGGCACCAGATAATCAATCCCAACCACAGAATGTGAAgtaacctgcaaaacaaaatttAATTAGAGTATCTTCTGTCAGATGGTTCCTAATCCCTTTTCTAGTACAAGTTTCGCTAATTCTCATGTGGATGGCATACTTGTTTGGAATATCGAGGGAATATCTTTTGCATTTTTCCCAAGACTTCGTTCCTCAAAATTGATTGAGGCTTGTTCTTATCAAAACAGTGAAAAGGTGATCCGCACAAAAGAGATTGAAGAGGCAATTCTAATTTCTGGTCATGAGTGCCAATGGATATCCATGAGATCCACGCCGTTTAAAGGATGGGGAACACCATGAACATGTTTAAAAACGGGGGctaatccactcattaggtgggtcacacgtgtttGAGAAAAATGGCCAGTTGGGAAATAGATGACCCAAAGCTATTTCAAATGGTCCCTTGGCGTGGCTTCTCACTTTGGGCCATACAACGTTTGCTGTGGCAGTACATCCAGCTCGTGATGTGAGCGGGTAGTGACGTACCTAGTTTCAGTCTTAAGCGGATTAAGTGCGGTCCCGATCACACCCAAAGGCAGGGAGGCCCTTACCGTTGGGTACAGGCGTAcagcgtgatgtatgtattctatatccactccatcgatccattttacgagatcattttagggcctgaccCAAAAATGTAGTTCCAATTCTCAGAtggaccgtaccataggaaataatggtgattgaccattaagccacaagttttggatcaagctgatatttgtttttgttttttggttccGTTCTTCCAAGTTTATGAGACCCTATCAACAGCaggttggaaggcaaataaatatttccaaaacgttaaggtgggccctaggaagtttttaatggtagggccttcaatcaccactgtttcctatggtatggtccacctgagagatttggatcttcttcatttttggtctcatgccctaacattATCTAGCAATACATTAGCCCAATTCAGATAAAAAAGCAATGTTTGCAGTGGCCCCACCCGATGTGTGGCCTGAATGCTGCAAgcatgtgccacattggcacttGTGCCGTGATTGGCCTCTGCAATCCCTTCAGCATTTATCGGTTAAATCTACGGCTGCACATGGAACTGTCCACCTCAGAGGCAGTGGCAGCAAAGTAACCACCTGACAATCAAATGGTGAGGAACAGCAAACTGGTGGAACCTTTTGGCTGAAACCcatatccatggtggggcccaccaactctATGTACCTCATCAAAAGCCATGTACAGATACAGAAAATCCATACACTATGGATAGAACGTGACCTTTTCAAAAAGGTCTGGCTTACCTCCGTCAAAGGCAATCCGCAAAAATCCAGGGGCCGGACCCACAACACCAGGCCAGTCCTCCCTCAGGTCGCGGTTACAGCAGCAGGGTCTGGACCTTTGAATGCACATGCTGGAGGCAGTTCTGATCCAAATCTTGCATTGGATAACAACGGCTTGATTCATTCACAAAAAAACATCAACCAACTTCTTCTAAATACCACACTGCCATTCAATTACTGTTCCTTTCACTTGCCAAATGAATTACTGAACCGAATAATGCTTACTGCTATACAAACAACACCCTAGTGGAAAAAGAACTCATTAGACAAGAAGCAAAAGGggggaaaagagaaaaagaatatatatattgcATGTCGCATGTGCTGCATATACCTACCTGCTTATGGATCATCATCACATGAGGCTCGCCTTGCCTTCTCCCTCTCCCAGTAAGCTGCTCTCAAAGTCTCATAAGATAGTTTTCCACTAAATACCTCAGATGCTTCGTTGATAATTGGGCCACTGTATTGCTGCTGATGCTCTGGCCACAACCTCCCACTCCTGCTTCCAGCATCGTATCCAGGCGTTGATACGTAGTTTGAATCCATGACCATGTCACCCTCCAATACATGAAGCACCTTTTCCATGAACAAAAAGGTTAACAGAACAGAACTCTGGACATGCAATCAATCACGTCATTACACTAAATATTTAGATAGGAATTATCAGGTCCCAATGGATCGTAACGTTGTGATGTGTCCAGACTAGACAAGTGGGGCCCGTGGCCATCCATACAGATTTCACGAGGAATGCAGAAATATCCACAGATTGGAAAATTTCAACCCTTTAATCAGTAGCCTACAAACTgacatttaataaaatgatagtggTCGAGCAAAGCAGGCAAAGGTTTCAGGGGTACTCCCCatacaaggtggggcccatcagaccaAAGGTCAGGATCTTTGGACAGATTCGGAGCATCCACATGCCATAATTCCTCatatttgggatttgaaaattaATATCTTTAGGTGCATGACTTATTTGTTCCCAAAAAATCCATAGACACCTACCCTACATAAACAATAAAGAGTATGAGTTCAGAGTCTGACCTGAGACATCCGTGGCCTTGAATGGGGATCACGCCGAATGCACAAGGATGCAGCATGAAGCATGCAATAGACCTCATGTTCCGAATACCGATTCCCCAAGCTTGGGTCCACCAATTCATCAATCGCGTAGTCTTCCAGTAAGGGGCGTGCCTGAAACATGAACAAAGATCGAGGGTAAGCACGATAACCAAAGGAATTTAGTGCATGCGTAATAAAGAGATGTTCCTTCCCAATCCCTCAAACCTCAAAACTACACTCATGCCCGCTATTTACCCATTCAGTCAGACATTGCTGGCCCTTGGGCCGGTTGATGTCCACAGCTTTCCGCCCTGTAACAAGCTCCACAAGTACCACTCCGAAGGAATAGACGTCTGCTTTTTCTGTAATTTGCCCACTTTGGGCGTACTCTGGTGCGAGGTACCTGGCAGAGGAACAAGAGCTGATTTAGTTCTGTTCATCATTTGCCAACaaaaagaataaaaggaaaaaaaaggttaTTGTTATCCTTCTGGATTTACCCAAAGGTTCCAATCACTCTTGTTTCCACAGCCAAGTCACCATCTGGTTGCCACCTTGCAAGGCCGAAATCTCCAACCTATATATAGAAAAAAAGTTGGGGTCAAATACCAAACTGTTACCTTTCTCATGTTGTCACAATTATGCAAGCAGAAAGCACATGCATTGTGCAACCGCACACGCAGGTAAACCGAACAGAGCCAGATTTTCTTCATATACATGTTCCATCGCTCATTCCTATTTGGAAAATCTCTATCATTCATTCTGGTACTGAGAATCCCATGCCGCATGATCGATCAAGCAGCTCAAATATCACAGATGCAAGTACATGTCAGAATGAAAGGATGTGTTTGAAAACGGCGACCACGAGCTTGCTGTGTTGCATCTACATACTTTGAAGGATCTTGCTTTCGTGCTACGAACACTTTCAGCCTTAATAATTGATATTTCTCTGATGTAAACCCATTCCttgcattaaaaatattttgactAGACTAAAAGATAAGATGAAATCTTCTTAGAAGATCTAATAATGCATAACCTATGCCACAAGTATGTTTTGTTGTATATGGATAAAAAAGTGTTGCTTGTGGATCTGGCAAGCATGATTAGAGGTGACTCCCATAATCATTAATCTGGAATTTAGCATATCCAAGTTGCCTATGGTATCAAATTGTGATCACTCAGACGTttcctaaaaaaaaattattgtctaaccaaaaatatattatttgatcAAACAAATTCAATCAACTAGTTATTTGGGGTGATTGTCAGGAACCATTGTTGCTATGctttgaaagaaagaagaaaggcaaGAGTTCAAATTCATGAAAACAAGAGAAAACATCCCTCCAGATTCAGGCAGTTGGTGTGTGAGAGATTGTCATGCTTTTTGCCGTTTCAAACTCTATTTTTTCTGTCTTTCTTTTGGTGGGCTCCTTTGGAGAATCAGATCAGTCCACACACAGACAAATGGCTTGGGTGGATCGAATGTGGACTTGTTATGTTTGTACAACAGATTTCACAGTGCTGGTATCTATGTACACATTAATGTCAAAAATCCCTAATTTGACGAGTACAAAATTCTAATATAAGattagaataaaaaaagaaatcctAATATAAGCAGATTAAGAAGAACAATGTTAAAAAGACCACGTATTGGTATAGCTAGATGCCTACTGGCTTGAAATCATGGACCATACCAGTGGTTCATAATCATGGGTGATGAGAATATTGTTTGGCCTCATGTCACGGTGGACaatgcaacccactctacattcTTCATGAAGGTACCGCAACCCTCGAGCAGCTCCTACTGCAATTTTTTGTCGAGCAGACCAAGGTAAAGGTTCTCGATTACGTCCTGCAAAATTCTAAACTCTTAAATCCAGAACACTTTCCACACTGCAATTTAAAAAGAACCATAATTAACTTGAATAATGACAGAAAATCATCTTCTTGAAAATAACCCAAACAATGGGCAATAGGAGAATTTTTAATAGAGTTCAACAGAAAATCAGACATGCATTAATtaaaaggtttttttaaaaaaacgttGATAAAGGGCTAGAAAACTATTTTGTCATATCTTAGAGAAATATGGTGTTCTCATAATTCTACATTATGGTCCCTAATGATAGCCAATACCCTCAATCTACAGTTTGAATAAAAAATGCACCCAAAATGCAGCAGTAGATAAACCCAGAAGAGGCCTGCTTGTAATGGTTCTAACACGTCCAAAGGAATAGGGAATTCTATCATGCAATTATTCAGGTAAGGTCATTCTTCCTCACAATTTTAGGATATGCATGATTGGCTTAAATTGAGGACATCTGACAATCTCAGGAAAAAATCAGTAGTGTTTCATAATTTTCAGCACACATGTATCTTACCATGGATGCCAAAAGACCTACCATAAAGATGGGAATCAAGTGATCCATTACAGATATATTCATAAACCAGCAACCTTCTCCTGTCCTCGACACAGAACCCGATCAACATAACAACGTTCCGGTGCTGTGCACAGCTCAGAACTTCCACCTCCGAGCAGAACTCATGATCCCCCTGAGAACTTGCCAGTTTGTGTTGCTTGACAGCAACTGCCTGGCCGTCTGGTAAGACCCCTCGATGAACAGATCCAAATCCACCTTCTGCCAGGAAATTTGCTTGTGAAAACCCACCTGTAGCAAGCTCCAGCTCAGCATAGCTAAACCATCTTGGAGGTTTTCCAAACACGGGAGCTTTGTGCTGACATATTGAACACAGTGGCGGTGGGCCTGGAGGTGCATTTCTGGAGAGAGAAATTGCCTCTCTAACATTTCCACTGTAGTCAAGATCTGCTCTGTAGTTCAGCATCCCTATTCCAGCTTCTTGATCGAGTTTAGAGAATTTCTCCAGCAAGGCTTTCGCTGTGGAAGTTTGAGCATTAGCATTTTGTCGTTTTAAGCTTTCTTTAGTGTGTTTTGAAGATGGACAGCTAGCATTGAGAATCTCTGTCATCCATGGCTGGAAGTCTAAGCTTGTTGAAGGACTCAAATTTTCACTATCTGTGTCAGAGATAGTAGCATCCAGATTCCTATTTTCCTTTGTCACTAGTGATTCCTCTTTCTTTGTACCTCCATTGATTTCAGAGATGAAAAATGGTGAAGTTCCAGGATCAGAACTTGACCCCGATGATGTCCCAGCCTCGGTTGCAGTGAATGAAGTTCCTAGCTCCGGACTGCTAGTTGGTGTTACGACTGGCCCTCGAATGGAATTCAGTGGATCATTAGTATCCTTCGGAGGTTTTGCAGATGCTTCTTGCATCACAGAAGGCAAAGGAGGCTCTTTCTTAGGTGATCCTACCAAATTCAAACGAAGCACTTTTGGTTGAGAATGTTTCATGACGACGATGTTACATTGTAGTTCTTCCATGCAGCGTTTCTCCTCTTGCTTCAGCTGTCTGTAGAAGGAAGCCATTAAAGTTAGAATTAACCAAGGCAATGGAAGCCAAAAGTGGAAAAGAGAAAATGAAAGGCATACATAGGCGAAACTACAACCGTAGCCCATAGCTAATGGCTAAAATTTCTTTCTTCAAAATTAAAACCGAGGTTTTATAATTTATCATACTTGTCCAATACAACCCAGCTTGCTTGGGCTCTCTTGCATTCTGCAGCCACAGCTCCACTTGGTGATCCAGAAACGATCTTTATCTTGACATTTATCTATCAAACAATACTTGAATGATAATAAACACTCAACAGTTACAGAGAGCATGGAAAAGAGCTGCAGTAAGAATACATTGAAGTGCTAACCTTGTTCGGGTCATAAACATCATGGAGTTGAAGCATCATCTGGGAACAAGAATCTGTAATATCACACTTCTGCTCTGTAGTAGTTCCTGAGTGAGACTTCCTGTGGCCGCTAGCACAATCTCCTGCAAATCTTGGAAATCCCCATAGTTTTCTACCTGAAGAACAGTGACCAGGCATCCTCATCAGTCAGTAGCATGCCTACTATTGAGCAAACGAAATCCGCCGACGAAATCCAACAGCAATATAGACAGTGAGAAAATTATGTCAGATTCACGAAATGCATGGGACTAGAAGTGCCCATGCATAACATTATAATTTGTCTGAATTAGAGCACTCAGTTTTCTCAACAATACAGCCAATTTCAAGCTATCAGGATGAGAGCAACCTACAATACCCTAGAAAAACTGGCAAAACATTTAGCCATGAATATTACCACCACAATCTTTGGATAACTGAAGATTTACACATTCGATAAAAGAAGGGATGAAATTTCTGAAACCCAAGTTTAACAGGTCACACAGCTAAGTTTTCATCCTAGCAAACCTACTCTACCGAAGCAATTAGGCAAACATGGGAAATAAACTTAACACAATAATCAGCTGCAGATAGCAGTTCAAAGAGAGAAAAACTAATAACAAATTTGTCGCCATTTTCCTTTCGTTCAAAGAAGGTGAGAGAATACACCAAGATGAAAGCCATAAAATACTCGATGAGCAAAAAGAcagagaaaaagaaaacagagaTATGAAAAAACAGAACACCAATAAGAGCCTGCAGACTAACATAGAGAGGGCAGAAGAAGGTACCTGAACTATGTGCTGGGACTACCACCAGCAGTGTTATACAATCCCCAGGTTGAACAACATGAGTTAAAGCCCACACAAGAGCGGTCCTCGGAATTTCCTTCGATGCCTTAACAGCAACGACAACCTTCTCGGCAACATCCGACCCCTTGTCCTGCTTCCCACGTTTAGGTTGTAGATTAGTATTCATCACAGCTGCAGTTTCCAACAAGCACCTTCTTCAACAGACCCaatctctcaaacccatctcacAAATCTAGATTTCGCTTTCTCTGTGGGAGGAAACTTCGGAGCAAAACCCAGAAGCAGAAAAAAGAAATACGTAACACAGTACTATTACCATCATTTAAGCTCATGCTCTCCTAACCTGTTACCCCCAAACACCCACGACAATACCCCATTAACCCGTTTAGATAAAATGGTCAGGAAAGGCAAATGAGACAGAGGAAAAAGCAATTGTATCCTCAGGATACTATGGAAACCCAAAACTCctactttttctctcttttaaaaCCCAAATCAATTGAACTTTCCTACAATccttttctcccttctctctgcAGCATTCAAGAGAAGGAATCTACGACAGAAAGAAAAGCATTCTCAGCCAAATATGAACGCTCTCAAATAGAGTAACTTTGAAAGCTTTATAGGAAAAGCACCAGAGCATTGTTCCTATGAATGTCTGATGGGCCCGCAGCGGAAAACGACAGAGCGAAACC
This region of Magnolia sinica isolate HGM2019 chromosome 1, MsV1, whole genome shotgun sequence genomic DNA includes:
- the LOC131217093 gene encoding inactive protein kinase SELMODRAFT_444075-like isoform X1; the encoded protein is MNTNLQPKRGKQDKGSDVAEKVVVAVKASKEIPRTALVWALTHVVQPGDCITLLVVVPAHSSGRKLWGFPRFAGDCASGHRKSHSGTTTEQKCDITDSCSQMMLQLHDVYDPNKINVKIKIVSGSPSGAVAAECKRAQASWVVLDKQLKQEEKRCMEELQCNIVVMKHSQPKVLRLNLVGSPKKEPPLPSVMQEASAKPPKDTNDPLNSIRGPVVTPTSSPELGTSFTATEAGTSSGSSSDPGTSPFFISEINGGTKKEESLVTKENRNLDATISDTDSENLSPSTSLDFQPWMTEILNASCPSSKHTKESLKRQNANAQTSTAKALLEKFSKLDQEAGIGMLNYRADLDYSGNVREAISLSRNAPPGPPPLCSICQHKAPVFGKPPRWFSYAELELATGGFSQANFLAEGGFGSVHRGVLPDGQAVAVKQHKLASSQGDHEFCSEVEVLSCAQHRNVVMLIGFCVEDRRRLLVYEYICNGSLDSHLYGRSFGIHGRNREPLPWSARQKIAVGAARGLRYLHEECRVGCIVHRDMRPNNILITHDYEPLVGDFGLARWQPDGDLAVETRVIGTFGYLAPEYAQSGQITEKADVYSFGVVLVELVTGRKAVDINRPKGQQCLTEWARPLLEDYAIDELVDPSLGNRYSEHEVYCMLHAASLCIRRDPHSRPRMSQVLHVLEGDMVMDSNYVSTPGYDAGSRSGRLWPEHQQQYSGPIINEASEVFSGKLSYETLRAAYWEREKARRASCDDDP
- the LOC131217093 gene encoding inactive protein kinase SELMODRAFT_444075-like isoform X2 gives rise to the protein MNTNLQPKRGKQDKGSDVAEKVVVAVKASKEIPRTALVWALTHVVQPGDCITLLVVVPAHSSGRKLWGFPRFAGDCASGHRKSHSGTTTEQKCDITDSCSQMMLQLHDVYDPNKINVKIKIVSGSPSGAVAAECKRAQASWVVLDKQLKQEEKRCMEELQCNIVVMKHSQPKVLRLNLVGSPKKEPPLPSVMQEASAKPPKDTNDPLNSIRGPVVTPTSSPELGTSFTATEAGTSSGSSSDPGTSPFFISEINGGTKKEESLVTKENRNLDATISDTDSENLSPSTSLDFQPWMTEILNASCPSSKHTKESLKRQNANAQTSTAKALLEKFSKLDQEAGIGMLNYRADLDYSGNVREAISLSRNAPPGPPPLCSICQHKAPVFGKPPRWFSYAELELATGGFSQANFLAEGGFGSVHRGVLPDGQAVAVKQHKLASSQGDHEFCSEVEVLSCAQHRNVVMLIGFCVEDRRRLLVYEYICNGSLDSHLYGRNREPLPWSARQKIAVGAARGLRYLHEECRVGCIVHRDMRPNNILITHDYEPLVGDFGLARWQPDGDLAVETRVIGTFGYLAPEYAQSGQITEKADVYSFGVVLVELVTGRKAVDINRPKGQQCLTEWARPLLEDYAIDELVDPSLGNRYSEHEVYCMLHAASLCIRRDPHSRPRMSQVLHVLEGDMVMDSNYVSTPGYDAGSRSGRLWPEHQQQYSGPIINEASEVFSGKLSYETLRAAYWEREKARRASCDDDP